One window of the Saccopteryx bilineata isolate mSacBil1 chromosome 2, mSacBil1_pri_phased_curated, whole genome shotgun sequence genome contains the following:
- the NR1D1 gene encoding nuclear receptor subfamily 1 group D member 1: protein MTTLDSNNNTGGVITYIGSSGSSPSRTSPESLYSDSSNGSFQSLTQGCPTYFPPSPTGSLTQDPTRSFGSIPSNLSEDGSPSSSSSSSSSSFYNGSPPRGLQVSLEDSSRVSPSKSTSSITKLNGMVLLCKVCGDVASGFHYGVHACEGCKGFFRRSIQQNIQYKRCLKNENCSIVRINRNRCQQCRFKKCLSVGMSRDAVRFGRIPKREKQRMLAEMQSAMNLANNQLSSQCPLETSPAQHPTPGPMGPSPSPAPAPSPLVGFSQFPQQLTPPRSPSPEPTVEDVISQVARAHREIFTYAHDKLGTSPGNFNANHASGHPPATAPHRWESQGCPPVPNDNNIMAAQRHNEALNGLRQAPSSYPPTWTPGPAHHSCHQPNSNGHRLCPTHVYPASEGEAPANSPWQGNSKNVLLACPMNMYPHGCSGRTVQEIWEDFSMSFTPAVREVVEFAKHIPGFRDLSQHDQVTLLKAGTFEVLMVRFASLFNVKDQTVMFLSRTTYSLQELGAMGMGDLLNAMFDFSEKLNALALTEEELGLFTAVVLVSADRSGMENSASVEQLQETLLRALRALVLKNRPLETSRFTKLLLKLPDLRTLNNMHSEKLLSFRVDAQ, encoded by the exons ATGACGACCCTGGACTCCAACAACAATACAG GTGGTGTCATCACCTACATTGGCTCCAGTGGCTCTTCCCCAAGCCGCACCAGCCCGGAGTCCCTCTACAGTGACAGCTCGAATGGCAGCTTCCAGTCCCTAACCCAAGGCTGCCCCACCTACTTCCCTCCGTCACCCACTGGCTCCCTCACCCAGGACCCAACTCGCTCCTTTGGGAGCATTCCATCCAACTTGAGCGAGGATGGCTCACCTTCATCTTCCTCATCAtcgtcttcctcctccttctataATGGGAGCCCCCCAAGGGGTCTGCAAGTGTCACTGGAAGACAGCAGCCGAGTGTCCCCCAGCAAGAGTACCAGCAGCATCACCA AGCTCAATGGCATGGTGCTGCTGTGTAAAGTGTGTGGGGACGTTGCCTCGGGCTTCCACTATGGCGTGCATGCCTGTGAGGGCTGTAAG GGCTTTTTCCGTAGGAGCATCCAGCAGAACATCCAGTACAAACGGTGTCTGAAAAATGAGAACTGCTCCATTGTCCGCATCAATCGCAACCGCTGCCAGCAGTGTCGCTTCAAGAAGTGTCTCTCCGTGGGCATGTCCCGAGATG CTGTGCGTTTTGGGCGCATCCCCAAACGAGAGAAGCAGCGGATGCTCGCTGAGATGCAGAGTGCCATGAACCTGGCCAACAACCAGTTGAGCAGCCAGTGCCCACTGGAGACCTCACCCGCCCAGCACCCAACCCCAGGCCCCATGGGCCCCTCACCATCCCCAGCTCCAGCCCCCTCACCCTTGGTGGGCTTCTCCCAGTTCCCACAACAGCTGACGCCTCCCCGATCTCCAAGTCCTGAGCCCACAGTAGAAGATGTGATATCCCAGGTGGCCCGCGCCCACCGGGAGATCTTTACCTATGCCCATGACAAGCTGGGCACCTCACCTGGCAACTTCAATGCCAACCATGCATCGGGCCATCCCCCGGCCACCGCCCCACATCGCTGGGAAAGTCAAGGTTGCCCGCCTGTTCCCAATGACAACAATATCATGGCTGCTCAGCGTCATAACGAGGCCCTGAATGGTTTACGCCAAGCTCCCTCCTCCTACCCTCCCACCTGGACCCCTGGCCCTGCCCACCACAGCTGCCATCAGCCCAACAGCAATGGGCACCGTCTATGCCCCACCCATGTGTACCCAGCCTCAGAAGGCGAAGCACCTGCCAACAGTCCATGGCAGGGCAACTCCAAGAACGTTCTGCTG GCATGCCCAATGAACATGTACCCGCACGGATGCAGTGGGCGAACCGTGCAAGAGATCTGGGAGGATTTCTCCATGAGTTTCACACCTGCTGTGCGGGAGGTGGTCGAGTTTGCCAAGCACATCCCCGGCTTCCGCGATCTTTCTCAGCATGACCAGGTCACTCTGCTTAAGGCTGGCACCTTTGAG GTGCTGATGGTGCGCTTTGCATCGCTGTTCAACGTGAAGGACCAGACAGTGATGTTCCTGAGCCGCACCACCTACAGCCTGCAGGAGCTTGGTGCCATGGGCATGGGAGACCTGCTCAATGCCATGTTCGACTTCAGCGAGAAACTCAACGCCCTGGCGCTTACCGAGGAAGAGCTGGGCCTCTTCACCGCGGTGGTGCTCGTCTCTGCAG ACCGCTCGGGCATGGAGAATTCCGCTTCGGTGGAGCAGCTCCAGGAGACGCTGCTGCGGGCTCTTCGGGCTCTGGTGCTGAAGAACCGGCCCTTGGAGACTTCCCGCTTCACCAAGCTGCTGCTCAAGCTGCCGGACCTGCGGACCCTGAACAACATGCATTCCGAGAAGCTGCTGTCCTTCCGGGTGGACGCCCAGTGA